Below is a window of Vibrio fortis DNA.
GCACCCTTCAGATTTAACCGCTCTTTCTTTAGAAGGCCGTTGGGTAACAGGTGAAACCAACGTTGATGATATGAATGAGCGTTTGCGCCGCCTTGACCTATCACCAGAAGTACCAGCCACTAAAGAAGCGGTGTTAGCAATTGCAGAAGCTGATTGCATTGTCTTGGGGCCAGGCAGTTTCTTAACCAGTATTATGCCGCCACTACTTTTACCGGAAATTGGTAAAGCGATAGCTGACAATACCAAGGCGAAGGTGATTTTGGTTGAAAACCTTTCTCCTGAGCACGGCCCTGCTGGCATGATGTCGCTCAAAGAGAAGATCGAATGGTGTGAACGTGCATGTAAAGCACGCAAAGTGGACGTGATCATTGGTGATACCGCTCATCCTGAACTCGATGGACTATGGCACTGCGTTACAACTGACCTTGCCTCACCTAACCGAGATTGGCGTCATGATAGGGTCAAGCTCCAACAAGCTATCGAAGCTCAGCTAGCATAAACAAGGTATCTTACGACCTGACACAAAAAAGGAGCATTGCGCTCCTTTTTCTTAACTCATCAACTGTTGGTATTCTGTGTATGTCGAGACCAACAATGCTTTCATATCTTGATAGTCTTCATCGGTGATCGATTTAGCTTGTTTTACCTTAGCGTCCAAACCAATTGCAAAGTCACACAGAGCATCGGCACCAAAACTTGCAGCACTGCTCTTTAGCGCATGACTGATATCGGCTAAATATTTGGCAGAGTCTACCGCATTACTCTGCTCCAAATGCTCGTGATAGCCCTTGAGCTCTCCCAAAAATATCTCTAATAAAACCGGCACATTCTCTTGGCCGATTTCATTGGCAAGTTCATCAACTTTTTCTTGGTTTAGTATGTTCATCGTTATTCTTATGCACTAATTATTCTGAGGATGATTGTTTTGCATTCCATGCCTGTAACTTGCGATAAATTGTCGATGGACTCACATCCAAAAAGCCTGCAGCTCTCGGAATATTACCATCACATGCCTTAATTGCTTGTTCTATCGCTGTTTTTTCAGTGAGCCATAGTGGAAAAATATCTTTAACCGTTATGTCTTCACTCTGTTTTTCTTTCAATCTTAGGCTGTTTTCCAACGGTTGATTGAGCGGTGGTGGCAACATACCGAGCGTGATCTCTTTACCGTTGTTGAGTACCACAACATTTCGCAAAACATTCTGCAACTGTCGAACATTACCCGGCCACTCATACTGATTAAATCGATCAATAACTTCTTGAGAAAAACGAACAAACGCTTTTCCTTCTTCCACTGACATATAACCAAGTAAGGAGTAAGCAATCTCAATCACATCTTCACCACGTTCTCGTAAAGGCGGAAGATGCAATGGGATAACATATAAACGGTAGTACAAATCTTCACGGAAGCGCCCTTCTTGCACTTCTTTCCATGGGTCTCTGTTGGTCGCGCACACAAAGCGCACATCCACACTCTTCATCTTTGAAGAACCCACTTTTTGGAATGTACCCGTTTGAATGAAACGAAGCAGCTTGGTTTGAAGCTCCAAGTCCATTTCACAAAGCTCATCGAGGAACAGAGTGCCGCCATCCGCTAGCTCTGCAGCACCTTGTCG
It encodes the following:
- a CDS encoding YvcK family protein; translation: MNLYSSKKVVAIGGGHGLGRMLAALKQFGSNATGIVATTDNGGSTGRIRDCQGGIAWGDTRNCINQLITEPSISSMMFEYRFRGQGELDGHNLGNLMLTALDNLSVRPLEAINLIRSMLKVDVNIVPMTEHPSDLTALSLEGRWVTGETNVDDMNERLRRLDLSPEVPATKEAVLAIAEADCIVLGPGSFLTSIMPPLLLPEIGKAIADNTKAKVILVENLSPEHGPAGMMSLKEKIEWCERACKARKVDVIIGDTAHPELDGLWHCVTTDLASPNRDWRHDRVKLQQAIEAQLA
- the luxU gene encoding quorum-sensing phosphorelay protein LuxU produces the protein MNILNQEKVDELANEIGQENVPVLLEIFLGELKGYHEHLEQSNAVDSAKYLADISHALKSSAASFGADALCDFAIGLDAKVKQAKSITDEDYQDMKALLVSTYTEYQQLMS
- the luxO gene encoding quorum-sensing sigma-54 dependent transcriptional regulator LuxO, translated to MQSQTFDNKSKYLLMVEDTASVAALYRSYLTPLEIDINIVGTGKEAIESLNHRIPDLILLDLRLPDMTGMDVLFAVKQNFPEVPVIFMTAHGSIDTAVEAMRHGSQDFLIKPCEADRLRITVNNAIRKATKLKNSAEHPGSQNYQGFIGSSQTMQQVYRTIDSAASSKASIFITGESGTGKEVCAEAVHAASKRGDKPFIAINCAAIPKDLIESELFGHVKGAFTGAATDRQGAAELADGGTLFLDELCEMDLELQTKLLRFIQTGTFQKVGSSKMKSVDVRFVCATNRDPWKEVQEGRFREDLYYRLYVIPLHLPPLRERGEDVIEIAYSLLGYMSVEEGKAFVRFSQEVIDRFNQYEWPGNVRQLQNVLRNVVVLNNGKEITLGMLPPPLNQPLENSLRLKEKQSEDITVKDIFPLWLTEKTAIEQAIKACDGNIPRAAGFLDVSPSTIYRKLQAWNAKQSSSE